One Arthrobacter sp. StoSoilB19 DNA window includes the following coding sequences:
- a CDS encoding universal stress protein, which translates to MTSTGPFLIVVGFDGSEPSQAALDWAMDEARQRNGQLRFVTAWNKPPMAWYPAVLETAAGEIAAEESPERIARTLQGEALKAAADGGVTASGQLVDTHSPASAILDAAKDADLIVVGSRGHGGFPGLHLGSVSTQVVNHAPCAVLVVQSKA; encoded by the coding sequence ATGACCAGCACTGGTCCATTCCTGATTGTTGTCGGCTTTGACGGTTCCGAACCCTCCCAGGCAGCACTGGACTGGGCGATGGATGAGGCCCGCCAACGCAATGGCCAACTCCGCTTCGTCACCGCCTGGAACAAGCCGCCAATGGCGTGGTATCCGGCTGTCCTGGAAACGGCCGCAGGTGAAATTGCCGCCGAAGAGTCTCCGGAGCGCATCGCCCGGACGCTCCAGGGTGAGGCGCTGAAGGCCGCCGCAGATGGCGGCGTGACCGCTTCGGGGCAACTCGTAGACACCCATTCACCTGCTTCGGCGATTCTTGACGCCGCCAAGGACGCGGATCTCATTGTCGTCGGCTCCCGGGGCCATGGGGGATTTCCAGGGCTGCACTTGGGCTCCGTATCCACCCAGGTGGTCAACCACGCCCCCTGTGCTGTCCTGGTGGTCCAATCCAAGGCGTAA
- a CDS encoding DUF4383 domain-containing protein — MSASSAHPGVGARHHRTAIEMTALAAGAVFALVGVLGFIPGVTTNYSELSFAGPDSGAMLLGVFQVSILHNIVHLLFGAAGLLMGRTASQSKYYLIGGGALYLVIWLYGLLIDQASSANFIPVNTSDNWLHVVLGVVMLAVGIVLGRGTGPAKAP; from the coding sequence ATGTCTGCATCATCAGCACATCCGGGCGTAGGCGCACGTCACCACCGCACGGCCATCGAAATGACTGCCCTGGCGGCGGGAGCAGTTTTCGCCCTGGTGGGCGTTCTCGGTTTCATCCCTGGAGTCACCACGAACTATTCGGAACTGAGTTTCGCCGGCCCCGACTCCGGCGCGATGCTCCTGGGTGTCTTCCAGGTATCCATCCTGCACAACATTGTTCACCTCCTCTTTGGAGCAGCCGGCCTGCTCATGGGCAGGACCGCCTCCCAGTCGAAGTACTACCTCATCGGCGGCGGCGCCCTCTACCTGGTTATTTGGCTCTACGGACTCCTGATTGACCAGGCATCCTCGGCCAACTTCATCCCGGTGAACACCTCAGATAACTGGCTCCACGTGGTGCTGGGAGTCGTCATGCTCGCAGTGGGGATTGTGCTTGGCCGCGGAACCGGCCCGGCGAAAGCACCCTGA
- a CDS encoding Hsp20/alpha crystallin family protein yields MSDLLKWSPFAASRWPSPFTSALRSPAELLDSIERMFESPASPAPIRVEEFVDDKTLVVRAEMPGVDPDKDIEVTMDDGFLRIRAERQEKEEHKDKGSYRSEFRYGSFSRNIPLPDGVKEEDIKATYTNGVLEVRTPLPEQAQPTEPKKLPITRG; encoded by the coding sequence ATGTCTGATCTGCTCAAATGGTCCCCCTTCGCAGCCTCCCGGTGGCCCTCCCCCTTCACGTCTGCCCTGCGCTCCCCGGCGGAGTTGCTGGACTCCATAGAGCGCATGTTTGAGTCACCGGCCAGCCCTGCCCCGATCAGGGTCGAAGAGTTCGTCGACGACAAGACCCTTGTGGTGCGTGCCGAGATGCCCGGCGTCGATCCTGACAAAGACATTGAAGTGACAATGGATGACGGGTTCCTGCGGATCCGCGCTGAACGCCAGGAAAAGGAAGAACACAAGGACAAAGGCAGCTATCGGTCAGAGTTCCGCTACGGGTCCTTCAGCCGGAACATCCCGCTCCCTGACGGGGTCAAGGAAGAAGACATCAAAGCCACCTACACCAACGGGGTCCTGGAAGTCCGCACCCCGTTGCCCGAGCAGGCCCAACCCACCGAACCGAAAAAACTTCCCATCACCCGCGGGTAA
- a CDS encoding MBL fold metallo-hydrolase → MTGSRYLIRSRGHRVLIECGLFQGYKHLRDRNRVAFQVSPANIDAVVLTHAHLDHTGYVPALVRDGFNGPVYATPGTAELCSLLLPDSGYLQEEEARYADRTASSTHHPPVPLYTAEDAVRSLNSFRTQGFDSPFSLPGGIEATFLPAGHILGAAQVHLKLGGRTIHFTGDLGRTHDPLMYPPRDLEPVDVLVTESTYGNRAHPAGNPETELGEIISRVAKRRGVIMIAAFAVGRAETVLLHLSRLLARNAIPSIPIYLNSPMAIDASGMYQRHREEHRLKQHEFESMYKVATPVRSADESKLLNLRGGPMIIISASGMLTGGRILHHLAAYGPDRRNAIILSGYQAGGTRGASLAAGEKHLRIYGQDVEIGAEVIQMEGLSAHADSDELIQWMKTASQAPAMTYVTHGEPDAADTLRARIKRQLGWKARVPEHLETISLEHPS, encoded by the coding sequence GTGACGGGTTCCAGATACCTGATCCGTTCACGCGGCCACCGGGTCCTGATCGAGTGCGGTCTGTTCCAAGGCTATAAACACCTCCGCGACCGTAACCGGGTAGCGTTCCAGGTCAGCCCCGCGAACATCGACGCCGTTGTCCTCACACATGCCCACCTGGACCACACCGGGTATGTTCCTGCCCTGGTCCGCGACGGTTTCAACGGCCCTGTCTATGCGACCCCTGGTACGGCAGAACTGTGTTCACTGCTGCTTCCCGACAGCGGTTACCTCCAGGAAGAGGAAGCCCGGTATGCGGACCGCACAGCATCATCAACACATCATCCGCCAGTGCCCCTCTACACTGCAGAAGACGCCGTCCGATCGCTCAACAGTTTCAGGACCCAGGGCTTCGACTCCCCGTTTTCCCTGCCCGGGGGCATCGAAGCGACATTCCTTCCCGCCGGCCACATCCTGGGCGCCGCACAGGTGCACCTCAAACTCGGCGGCAGGACGATCCATTTCACCGGGGATCTGGGCCGCACCCACGACCCGCTGATGTACCCGCCCCGTGACCTTGAGCCCGTGGACGTACTGGTCACCGAATCCACCTACGGCAACAGGGCACATCCCGCGGGGAACCCTGAAACCGAACTGGGCGAGATCATCAGCCGGGTGGCCAAACGACGCGGCGTCATCATGATCGCTGCGTTCGCCGTCGGCCGGGCCGAAACAGTCCTGCTGCACCTCTCACGCCTTCTGGCCAGGAATGCCATCCCCTCCATCCCGATCTACCTCAACAGCCCGATGGCCATTGACGCCTCCGGTATGTACCAGCGCCACCGCGAGGAACACAGGCTCAAACAGCACGAATTCGAAAGCATGTACAAAGTGGCTACGCCCGTCCGAAGCGCTGACGAATCCAAGCTGCTCAACCTTCGCGGCGGACCCATGATCATCATCTCCGCCAGCGGCATGCTCACTGGCGGCAGGATCCTGCACCACCTCGCGGCCTACGGGCCGGACCGGCGCAACGCCATCATCCTCAGCGGATACCAGGCCGGAGGCACGCGCGGAGCATCGCTCGCCGCGGGTGAAAAACACCTCCGCATCTACGGACAGGACGTTGAAATCGGAGCAGAAGTCATCCAAATGGAAGGACTGTCAGCCCATGCGGATTCCGACGAGCTGATCCAATGGATGAAGACCGCTTCCCAGGCGCCGGCCATGACCTACGTCACGCATGGTGAACCGGACGCCGCAGACACCCTCCGGGCCCGCATCAAGCGCCAACTTGGCTGGAAAGCCCGCGTCCCCGAGCACCTGGAAACCATCTCGCTCGAACACCCCAGCTAA
- a CDS encoding IclR family transcriptional regulator, whose amino-acid sequence MTPAKTSDSNGNGTGTNGGTDAKGASVVVNAIAVLRTFTADEPLLGVTEIANRVGMHKSSVSRILATFEQENLVERDPETKRFRLGLGLIAVAGPLLAEMEERRVAYPVLRQLTEQTGETSALMLWNGDEAICVEQIASHHQIKHTTPLGARYRDAMSASVQVFLSTLPAERVRELLRSGTITFPGLDDAGLAAYEARLQDVAERGWAGNYGESSMDEVGVAAPVRDHRGDIAAAVLIPAPRFRVSKEQFESLGEACVAAAAKVTTRLGGRPTT is encoded by the coding sequence ATGACTCCTGCAAAAACCTCCGACAGCAACGGCAACGGGACCGGCACCAACGGCGGGACGGACGCGAAAGGCGCCTCCGTCGTCGTCAATGCCATCGCCGTCCTGCGCACCTTCACGGCTGACGAACCCCTGCTGGGCGTCACCGAAATCGCCAACCGCGTAGGCATGCACAAGAGCAGCGTCTCCCGGATCCTGGCCACCTTCGAGCAGGAAAACCTGGTGGAACGGGACCCCGAAACCAAGCGGTTCCGGCTGGGACTGGGACTCATCGCCGTCGCCGGGCCGCTGCTGGCCGAGATGGAGGAACGGCGCGTGGCGTATCCGGTCCTGCGGCAATTGACCGAGCAGACCGGGGAAACCAGTGCGCTGATGCTCTGGAACGGGGATGAGGCCATCTGCGTGGAGCAAATCGCCAGCCACCATCAGATCAAGCACACCACCCCTTTGGGGGCGCGCTACCGGGACGCCATGAGCGCCTCCGTCCAGGTATTCCTCTCCACCCTCCCGGCCGAGCGGGTACGGGAGCTGCTGCGCAGCGGAACCATCACCTTTCCAGGACTGGACGACGCCGGACTGGCAGCTTACGAAGCCAGGCTCCAGGATGTGGCGGAGCGGGGATGGGCGGGAAACTACGGCGAATCGTCCATGGACGAGGTTGGCGTCGCCGCCCCCGTCCGGGACCACCGCGGCGACATAGCGGCCGCCGTCCTCATCCCAGCCCCCCGCTTCCGGGTATCGAAGGAACAGTTCGAAAGCCTGGGCGAGGCCTGCGTGGCCGCCGCCGCCAAAGTCACCACCCGCCTGGGCGGGCGCCCCACAACCTGA
- a CDS encoding aminopeptidase P family protein gives MTITADNASSIAELERLKVLHNGTKGKLTFSDAEFERRLGGLRRIMAAKDLDAVILTSYHGIKYYSDFLYTTFGRNYALVVTADDSVTVTANIDAGMPWRTSYGENIVYTDWRRDNFYFGLQEALRQRGVKASRLGVEDDFLPGLTREKIAAAFPGAELLDVSQDAMRQRMIKSAEEIEVIKHGARIGDLGGEAIRNAIREGITEYEVALIGTEAMVHEIARTFPHREVRDTWVWFQSGINTDGAHNWATTRKLQQGDILSLNCFPMTSGYYTALERTLFLGQPDERSLELWNINVEVHRRGLELIKPGAVCKDIAAELNEIYISHGLLANRTFGYGHSFGVLSHYYGREAGLELREDIDTVLEPGMVVSMEPMITVADGLPGAGGYREHDILVIGEDNTVENITKFPFGPEHNIIQA, from the coding sequence GTGACCATCACTGCCGACAACGCCTCATCCATCGCCGAGCTGGAGCGCCTCAAGGTCCTGCACAACGGCACCAAGGGCAAGCTCACGTTCTCCGACGCAGAGTTCGAGCGCCGCCTGGGCGGGCTCCGCCGGATCATGGCCGCCAAGGACCTGGACGCGGTCATCCTCACCAGCTACCACGGCATCAAGTACTACTCCGACTTCCTGTACACCACGTTCGGCCGCAACTACGCCCTGGTGGTCACCGCTGACGACTCCGTCACCGTCACGGCCAACATCGACGCCGGCATGCCCTGGCGCACCTCCTACGGCGAGAACATCGTCTACACCGACTGGCGCCGCGACAACTTCTACTTCGGCCTGCAGGAGGCACTGCGCCAGCGCGGCGTCAAGGCCTCCCGCCTGGGCGTCGAGGACGACTTCCTCCCCGGCCTGACCCGCGAGAAGATCGCCGCCGCCTTCCCCGGAGCGGAACTCCTGGACGTTTCGCAGGACGCCATGCGCCAGCGCATGATCAAGTCCGCCGAGGAGATCGAGGTCATCAAGCACGGCGCCCGCATCGGCGACCTGGGCGGCGAAGCCATCCGCAACGCCATCCGCGAGGGCATCACCGAGTACGAGGTGGCCCTGATCGGCACCGAGGCCATGGTGCACGAAATCGCCCGCACGTTCCCGCACCGCGAGGTCCGCGACACCTGGGTGTGGTTCCAGTCCGGCATCAACACCGACGGCGCCCACAACTGGGCCACCACCCGGAAACTGCAGCAGGGCGACATCCTCTCGCTCAACTGCTTCCCGATGACCTCCGGCTACTACACCGCCCTGGAGCGCACCCTCTTCCTGGGCCAGCCGGACGAACGCTCCCTGGAACTGTGGAACATCAACGTGGAGGTGCACCGCCGCGGCCTGGAACTCATCAAGCCCGGCGCCGTCTGCAAGGACATCGCCGCCGAGCTCAACGAGATCTACATCAGCCACGGCCTGCTGGCCAACCGCACCTTCGGCTACGGACACTCCTTCGGCGTCCTCAGCCACTACTACGGCCGCGAAGCCGGCCTGGAACTGCGCGAGGACATCGACACCGTCCTGGAACCCGGCATGGTGGTCTCCATGGAACCCATGATCACGGTAGCGGACGGCCTGCCCGGCGCCGGCGGCTACCGCGAGCACGACATCCTGGTCATCGGCGAGGACAACACGGTGGAGAACATCACCAAGTTCCCGTTCGGCCCGGAACACAACATCATCCAGGCATAA
- a CDS encoding MFS transporter yields the protein MSNESNSPVAGVIANDVDAPSAAGHGADNPVASKDVRRRVVTASFIGNFVEWFDYAVYGYLAAVISSVFFPEADRQTALLATFGVFAISFFVRPLGGFFWGHIGDKLGRRKALSLSIVIMSVSTFCIALIPGYSTIGMLAPVLLLLVRVVQGFSAAGEYAGASAFLVEYAPANRRGLYAAVVPASTAAGLLLGSLIAALLSSVLSTEQLHEWGWRLPFLLAAPMGLIGRYIRTKLEDTPAFRALADQAESAPKAPALDMFRTYRKQLIIACGAVLLNAVGFYVILSYMPTYLSEELGFGPTESFLATTIALASYIGFIFLTGIASDRFGRKKMLITASVLFILLTVPAFMLLDTGNFLVIVLVQILLGGMLTLNDGTLPSFLAELFPTKVRYSGFAVSFNLSNALFGGTAPFMATLLIGLTQSKLAPGWYLVAASVVSLVAVLFAAETSRKPLKHL from the coding sequence ATGAGTAACGAATCAAACTCACCCGTCGCAGGAGTCATTGCCAATGACGTTGATGCTCCCTCCGCGGCAGGCCACGGCGCGGACAACCCGGTGGCCAGCAAGGACGTTCGACGCCGGGTGGTCACGGCGAGCTTCATCGGCAACTTCGTCGAGTGGTTCGACTACGCCGTGTACGGCTATCTCGCGGCCGTCATTTCCTCGGTATTCTTTCCCGAAGCCGACCGGCAGACCGCGCTGCTGGCAACCTTCGGCGTCTTTGCCATTTCCTTCTTCGTCCGGCCCCTGGGCGGCTTCTTCTGGGGCCACATCGGCGACAAGCTGGGCAGGCGCAAAGCCCTGTCGCTCTCCATCGTCATCATGTCCGTCTCCACCTTCTGCATCGCCCTCATTCCGGGATACTCAACCATCGGCATGCTGGCTCCGGTCCTGCTGCTCCTGGTCCGCGTGGTGCAGGGCTTCTCGGCAGCCGGCGAATACGCAGGCGCCTCAGCCTTCCTGGTGGAATACGCCCCGGCCAACCGCCGCGGACTCTACGCCGCGGTGGTCCCGGCCAGCACCGCAGCGGGCCTGCTCCTGGGTTCCCTGATCGCTGCGCTCCTCAGCTCTGTGCTCAGCACCGAACAGCTGCACGAGTGGGGCTGGCGGCTGCCGTTCCTCCTGGCGGCACCCATGGGCCTGATCGGCCGCTACATCCGCACCAAGCTGGAGGACACACCCGCTTTCCGCGCCCTGGCCGACCAAGCTGAATCAGCGCCTAAGGCTCCTGCGCTGGACATGTTCCGGACCTACCGCAAGCAGCTGATCATTGCCTGCGGGGCAGTGCTGCTCAACGCCGTCGGCTTCTACGTCATCCTCAGCTACATGCCCACGTACCTTTCCGAGGAACTGGGCTTCGGGCCCACCGAATCCTTCCTGGCCACTACCATCGCCCTGGCCAGCTACATCGGATTCATCTTCCTGACCGGCATCGCGTCGGACCGGTTCGGCCGCAAGAAAATGCTGATCACCGCCTCCGTGCTGTTCATCCTCCTGACCGTCCCCGCCTTCATGCTCCTGGACACCGGCAACTTCCTGGTCATCGTGCTGGTCCAGATCCTGCTGGGCGGCATGCTCACCCTGAACGACGGCACCCTGCCCAGCTTCCTTGCCGAACTGTTCCCCACCAAGGTCCGGTACAGCGGATTCGCAGTCAGCTTCAACCTGTCCAATGCATTGTTCGGCGGCACCGCACCCTTCATGGCCACACTGCTGATCGGCCTGACGCAGAGCAAGCTGGCCCCCGGCTGGTACCTGGTGGCGGCCTCTGTCGTATCCCTGGTGGCCGTGCTGTTCGCCGCCGAAACGTCGCGGAAGCCCCTTAAACACCTCTGA
- a CDS encoding DUF5671 domain-containing protein yields the protein MDDRPAAVPPDGLHRDAGEAMTAPAAPLAPAPASGLATLRRLILYVLLFSLVVITASGLSGLLERLFRTASVLAAGDVAGLALSLAFTLIGGPLALLLWWFVWRRLDDESERTAPGWGLYLTGMYAVSLIIGTTSLLDLASSFVDAKESQWQSPLANALVWAAIWWWHRWMWKHPRKPSSHLEDVRAVVGFVFGLLLAAGASIAALSTLLDVAIRGFTATATFEPWWVDVLRSLIWAAGGAVVWWWHWFREGGRRYQTGLVDVTIIVVGIFVAGISALGGLGVILFVLLRLAFDRSDPLNDLLEPLAPAIAAAVIGALVWRYHRTTSVHRSPRTRRASLLVTSAVALAAAASGIGVVVNALLAAAVSPLAGGATRTLLLGGISSLAVGGPVWWQAWKPRHQPRTAADIPPGRRVYLVAFFGVSAVVALITLLVIGYRLFEFLLGDVSGGSLLDRIRAPLGLLVAAGLVAGYHFALWRHDRALLAAAAPIHKRVIERVTLISGYAPGAVDPEALARGIADATGGAKVTTWLRADDGGAGLPPSSVLPAGVEDIVPQVAAALEGVAAQHVLVVAGPGTRLEVTPLVAAGAGPWKAATTARTRTVPGAE from the coding sequence ATGGATGATCGACCAGCCGCCGTACCCCCTGATGGCCTGCACCGTGACGCCGGTGAAGCAATGACGGCGCCGGCAGCACCATTGGCTCCCGCTCCCGCCAGCGGCCTGGCCACACTTCGCCGCCTGATCCTGTACGTTCTGCTGTTTTCCTTGGTGGTCATCACGGCGTCAGGCCTCAGCGGACTGCTGGAACGGCTGTTCCGAACGGCGTCTGTCCTGGCGGCGGGCGACGTGGCCGGGCTGGCCCTGTCGCTGGCCTTCACCCTGATCGGCGGCCCGCTGGCACTGCTTCTCTGGTGGTTCGTGTGGCGGAGGCTCGACGACGAATCGGAGCGGACTGCGCCCGGGTGGGGCCTCTACCTGACCGGTATGTACGCGGTCTCGCTCATCATCGGCACCACATCGCTGCTGGACCTCGCCTCATCTTTTGTTGATGCGAAGGAAAGCCAGTGGCAGTCCCCGTTGGCCAACGCCCTTGTGTGGGCAGCTATCTGGTGGTGGCACCGGTGGATGTGGAAGCACCCCCGCAAACCGTCATCGCACCTTGAGGACGTGCGCGCCGTCGTCGGCTTCGTCTTTGGCCTGTTGCTGGCCGCCGGCGCTTCGATTGCCGCGCTCAGTACGCTGCTGGATGTCGCCATCCGCGGTTTCACGGCCACCGCCACCTTTGAGCCGTGGTGGGTCGACGTCCTCCGGTCCCTCATTTGGGCCGCCGGCGGAGCAGTGGTGTGGTGGTGGCACTGGTTCCGGGAGGGTGGCCGGCGCTACCAAACGGGGCTGGTGGACGTCACCATCATCGTTGTCGGCATCTTCGTCGCCGGGATCTCCGCTTTGGGCGGGCTGGGTGTCATCCTGTTTGTCCTCCTGCGGCTGGCGTTTGACCGGAGCGACCCGCTGAACGACCTGCTCGAACCGCTCGCCCCGGCCATTGCGGCCGCCGTCATCGGCGCCCTGGTGTGGCGGTACCACCGCACCACGTCCGTCCACCGATCACCCCGGACCCGCCGCGCCAGTCTCCTGGTGACGTCGGCCGTGGCGCTTGCCGCGGCCGCGTCCGGCATCGGGGTGGTGGTGAACGCGTTGCTGGCCGCTGCGGTATCGCCACTGGCCGGTGGTGCCACGCGCACCCTGCTCCTGGGCGGCATCAGTTCCCTCGCCGTCGGCGGCCCGGTCTGGTGGCAGGCCTGGAAGCCGAGGCACCAGCCGCGGACGGCAGCCGATATCCCTCCCGGCCGGCGCGTCTACCTGGTGGCGTTTTTCGGTGTCAGTGCGGTGGTGGCGCTCATTACGCTGCTGGTCATTGGCTACCGGCTCTTCGAATTCCTCCTGGGTGACGTTTCGGGCGGCAGCCTTTTGGACCGGATCCGGGCCCCGCTGGGCCTCCTGGTGGCGGCCGGGCTGGTGGCGGGTTACCACTTTGCGCTGTGGCGGCATGACCGGGCCCTGCTTGCCGCCGCCGCACCCATCCATAAACGGGTGATTGAGCGGGTCACGCTCATCAGCGGCTACGCGCCGGGTGCCGTGGACCCGGAGGCGTTGGCACGTGGCATCGCTGATGCCACCGGCGGCGCCAAGGTGACCACGTGGCTGAGGGCGGACGACGGCGGCGCCGGACTTCCGCCGTCGTCCGTCCTTCCTGCCGGGGTGGAGGACATCGTCCCGCAGGTGGCTGCCGCCCTGGAGGGCGTGGCAGCCCAGCATGTCCTGGTGGTGGCAGGGCCGGGAACCCGGCTGGAAGTCACGCCGCTGGTTGCCGCCGGGGCGGGGCCCTGGAAGGCAGCAACCACAGCGCGAACACGGACCGTTCCTGGTGCCGAGTAG
- a CDS encoding SRPBCC domain-containing protein, producing the protein MTENAIRLERHYPHPAPAVWAALTTPELLARWWAPGDIAPVAGHRFTMDMDAWGRQQCEVLAVEEGSSISFLFSEGQLDTTITWRLEPVDGGTVLHFEHAGFQVDTPMGRHAIEGMGNGWPGLLARIDGILAEVS; encoded by the coding sequence ATGACCGAGAATGCCATCCGGCTGGAACGCCACTACCCGCACCCTGCCCCGGCGGTGTGGGCTGCACTGACCACACCGGAACTGCTGGCGCGCTGGTGGGCGCCCGGCGATATTGCGCCCGTGGCGGGACATCGTTTCACCATGGACATGGACGCCTGGGGCCGGCAGCAGTGCGAGGTCCTGGCCGTGGAGGAGGGCAGCTCCATCAGCTTCCTCTTCTCCGAAGGCCAGCTGGACACCACCATCACCTGGCGGCTCGAACCGGTCGACGGCGGTACCGTCCTCCACTTCGAACACGCGGGCTTCCAAGTCGATACCCCTATGGGCCGCCATGCCATAGAAGGCATGGGCAACGGCTGGCCGGGCCTGCTGGCCCGCATTGACGGGATCCTCGCCGAAGTCTCCTGA
- a CDS encoding metalloregulator ArsR/SmtB family transcription factor, with product MLPDVFAAVANPARRTILDELRQGPRTAGELTGLLDLSRPAASEHLAVLREVGLVREERQGRNRVYHLQPAALAEVGGWVKNFEHYWNQRLDALADLLDEENPS from the coding sequence GTGCTTCCCGATGTCTTTGCTGCCGTAGCCAACCCGGCACGGCGCACCATCCTGGACGAGCTTCGGCAGGGACCGCGGACGGCCGGTGAGCTTACCGGCCTGCTGGACCTCAGCCGCCCCGCCGCGTCCGAACACCTGGCCGTGCTTCGCGAGGTGGGGCTGGTCCGCGAGGAGCGGCAGGGCCGGAACCGGGTGTACCACCTCCAGCCTGCCGCCCTCGCCGAGGTCGGCGGCTGGGTAAAGAACTTTGAGCACTACTGGAACCAGCGGCTGGACGCGCTGGCAGACCTTTTGGACGAGGAGAATCCGTCATGA
- a CDS encoding polysaccharide lyase family 1 protein yields MSAAIAIAGALLVAGPAGASPVPVADPTAQTAQTPLERQILPTGNGWASEGTGTTGGSAAEAANVYDVSTKAELLAAFATGGNQPKIVRVHGSIDANTAADGSPLTCESYADGTNYSLAQYLEDFDPATYGRDRKPEGPQEDARRLAAAKQAKTIRWDIPGNTTIVGATPGSSITGAALRINGASNVIVRNLTLRDAADCFPAWDPTDGTEGNWNSEYDLLQVINKATHVWIDHSAFTDAPSLDSSQPLYFGRPYQVHDGAVDVTNGSDLVTMSYNRFSDHDKLLLIGSTDSPTRGDPGKLRVTIHHNVFENVGQRAPRVRFGHVDVYNNHFKVTEDSAIPYEYSLGAGFSSHLYAEANAFTLPAGVDAAEIIGRYKGTAITTTANAVNGKITDIRAEYNAAAAPADQLAEDTSWLPALRTQVHPAQAVPALLKDSTGPVFTAGGDL; encoded by the coding sequence ATGTCTGCAGCCATTGCCATTGCAGGAGCACTCCTCGTTGCCGGACCGGCAGGAGCTTCCCCAGTTCCAGTGGCGGATCCCACGGCCCAGACCGCCCAGACGCCGCTTGAGCGCCAGATTCTTCCCACTGGAAACGGCTGGGCATCCGAAGGTACTGGAACCACCGGCGGCTCGGCAGCAGAGGCCGCCAATGTTTACGACGTCTCCACAAAGGCGGAACTGTTGGCTGCATTCGCCACCGGCGGCAACCAGCCCAAGATTGTCCGTGTTCACGGCAGCATCGACGCCAACACTGCCGCGGATGGTTCGCCACTCACCTGCGAAAGCTACGCGGACGGCACGAACTACAGCCTGGCGCAATACCTCGAGGATTTTGATCCGGCAACCTACGGCCGGGACCGCAAGCCGGAGGGCCCGCAGGAGGACGCGAGGCGCCTGGCCGCCGCAAAGCAGGCGAAGACCATCCGGTGGGACATCCCAGGCAACACCACCATCGTCGGTGCCACTCCCGGCAGCAGCATCACCGGCGCAGCCCTTCGCATCAACGGAGCCAGCAATGTCATCGTCCGTAACCTCACCCTGCGGGACGCTGCCGACTGCTTCCCCGCGTGGGATCCCACAGATGGCACTGAGGGGAACTGGAACAGCGAATACGACCTGCTGCAAGTCATCAACAAGGCCACGCACGTCTGGATCGACCACTCTGCTTTCACGGACGCCCCCAGTCTCGACAGCTCCCAGCCGCTCTACTTCGGCCGCCCCTACCAGGTGCATGATGGCGCCGTCGATGTCACCAACGGATCGGACCTGGTAACCATGTCCTACAACCGGTTCTCCGACCACGACAAGCTGCTGCTGATCGGCTCCACCGATTCGCCCACGCGCGGGGACCCCGGCAAACTGCGGGTCACCATCCACCACAACGTCTTTGAAAATGTGGGCCAGCGCGCGCCACGCGTCCGGTTCGGCCACGTGGATGTGTACAACAACCACTTCAAGGTGACCGAAGACAGCGCCATCCCCTACGAATACAGCCTGGGCGCCGGGTTCAGCTCACACCTCTACGCGGAGGCGAACGCCTTCACGCTTCCAGCCGGCGTTGATGCGGCAGAGATCATCGGCCGCTACAAGGGAACGGCCATTACCACCACCGCCAATGCAGTCAATGGCAAGATCACCGACATTCGCGCCGAGTACAACGCCGCCGCGGCGCCCGCAGACCAGCTGGCCGAGGACACGTCCTGGCTACCTGCCCTGCGCACCCAGGTCCACCCGGCCCAGGCCGTGCCGGCACTGCTCAAGGACTCCACGGGCCCGGTCTTCACGGCCGGAGGCGACCTCTGA